One Actinomadura viridis genomic region harbors:
- a CDS encoding amidohydrolase family protein, producing the protein MAPDPLLIRGARLLDRAGPVDVHLENGLIAAIGDLPAVAPAQIIDAEGGLLTPAFVDPHFHIDKALTFPHLPPSGRDHPVDAALERTRQVKARYTPEDLTARATEAIRLAVGHGVGTLRAHVDVDPVGGLSALRVLADLRERYRHLIDIQLVAFPQESIVRDPAAPRLLREALASGADVLGGAPDVEEPPDRVRHLDLLIDLAGELDVPLDVHCDYGYDPGQRDLEALARRTVEAGLTGRVRAGHCCALDAYDAPAAAEVIEAVREAEIDICVCPMGNLMLVGDGPNPPGRGVARLQDLLTAGITVAAGSDNMHDMWFPFGRLDPAEVAMVTCVAGRMWSERQIRQVFDMVTVNAAHYVGVPADGVRVGAAADLVLFSVTRVADVLRNAPGRRTTIKRGRVVGGADSSVWTA; encoded by the coding sequence ATGGCGCCTGACCCCCTGCTGATCCGCGGTGCCCGCCTGCTCGACCGGGCGGGCCCCGTCGACGTCCACCTGGAGAACGGCCTGATCGCCGCGATCGGCGACCTCCCGGCGGTCGCGCCCGCCCAGATCATCGACGCCGAGGGCGGGCTGCTGACCCCGGCGTTCGTCGACCCGCACTTCCACATCGACAAGGCCCTGACGTTCCCGCACCTGCCCCCGAGCGGCCGCGACCACCCCGTGGACGCCGCGCTGGAACGTACCCGCCAGGTCAAGGCCCGCTACACCCCTGAGGACCTCACCGCCCGCGCGACCGAGGCCATCCGCCTCGCCGTCGGCCACGGCGTGGGGACCCTGCGCGCCCATGTCGACGTCGATCCGGTGGGCGGCCTGTCGGCCCTGCGCGTCCTGGCCGATCTCCGGGAGCGGTACCGGCACCTCATCGACATCCAGCTGGTGGCGTTCCCCCAGGAGAGCATCGTGCGCGACCCCGCGGCCCCGCGGCTCCTGCGCGAGGCGCTGGCGTCCGGCGCGGACGTGCTCGGCGGTGCCCCCGACGTGGAGGAGCCGCCGGACCGGGTCCGCCACCTGGACCTGCTCATCGACCTGGCGGGCGAGCTGGACGTGCCGCTGGACGTCCACTGCGACTACGGCTACGACCCCGGGCAGCGCGACCTGGAGGCCCTCGCCCGCCGGACCGTGGAGGCCGGCCTCACCGGCCGCGTCAGGGCGGGCCACTGCTGCGCCCTGGACGCCTACGACGCCCCCGCCGCCGCCGAGGTCATCGAGGCCGTCCGCGAAGCGGAGATCGACATCTGCGTCTGCCCGATGGGCAACCTGATGCTGGTCGGCGACGGGCCGAACCCGCCCGGCCGCGGCGTGGCCCGGCTCCAGGACCTCCTCACCGCCGGGATCACGGTCGCCGCGGGCAGCGACAACATGCACGACATGTGGTTCCCCTTCGGCCGCCTCGACCCCGCCGAGGTCGCCATGGTGACCTGCGTCGCCGGGCGGATGTGGTCCGAACGCCAGATCAGGCAGGTGTTCGACATGGTCACCGTGAACGCGGCCCACTACGTCGGCGTCCCCGCCGACGGCGTCCGGGTGGGGGCCGCGGCCGACCTGGTGCTGTTCTCGGTCACCAGGGTGGCCGACGTCCTGCGCAACGCCCCCGGCCGCCGGACCACCATCAAGCGCGGCCGGGTGGTCGGCGGCGCCGACTCATCCGTCTGGACCGCATGA
- a CDS encoding VOC family protein: MTDAAPPPVRQLRLVVEAEDYEAAVAFFRDALGLPEQAAFSGEGDARVVILDAGRATLEIANPAQKRMIDEVEVGRQVAPRIRVAFEVDDARAATGRLLEAGAEEVAPPTVTPWQSLNSRLDAPAGLQITLFEELRTLEERSELDGFGTDGA, translated from the coding sequence ATGACCGACGCCGCGCCCCCGCCCGTACGCCAGCTCCGCCTCGTCGTCGAGGCCGAGGACTACGAGGCCGCCGTCGCGTTCTTCCGCGACGCCCTCGGATTGCCCGAGCAGGCCGCCTTCTCCGGCGAGGGCGACGCCCGCGTGGTGATCCTCGACGCCGGCCGGGCCACCCTGGAGATCGCCAACCCCGCGCAGAAACGGATGATCGACGAGGTCGAGGTGGGACGGCAGGTCGCGCCGAGGATCCGCGTCGCCTTCGAGGTGGACGACGCCCGGGCCGCCACCGGACGCCTGCTGGAGGCCGGCGCCGAGGAGGTCGCCCCGCCCACCGTCACGCCATGGCAGTCGCTGAACTCCCGCCTGGACGCGCCCGCCGGGCTCCAGATCACGCTGTTCGAGGAGCTGCGCACCCTGGAGGAACGCTCCGAGCTGGACGGTTTCGGCACCGATGGCGCCTGA
- a CDS encoding alpha/beta fold hydrolase has product MTATTQVTAPDGTRLAVAVEGSGPPLLFLHEVAGDLHDWQAQVEHFAGRYTCVRYNARGYPPSGVPADPARYGQDTAVRDAVAVLDGLGIDAAHVVGLSMGGFCAVHLLLDHPGRCLSTTVIGAGYGSAPHQRAGFADEARNAARLFREDVRTAADAYRNGPTRLQFKLKDPAGWRAFGERLAGRDPVGMSLTFSEVLARRPSLYDLRDRLAAVTTPVLLVVGDEDDGCLDVNLMLKRTVPGAGLSVLPRTGHTVNHEEPAVFNAVLDAFLSEAAAGRWAPRDPGTLGRGLVGMTDHRN; this is encoded by the coding sequence ATGACCGCCACGACCCAGGTCACCGCCCCCGACGGCACCCGCCTGGCGGTCGCGGTCGAGGGATCGGGACCGCCCCTGCTGTTCCTGCACGAGGTGGCGGGCGACCTGCACGACTGGCAGGCGCAGGTCGAGCATTTCGCCGGCCGGTACACCTGCGTCCGCTACAACGCCCGCGGGTACCCGCCGTCCGGTGTTCCCGCCGACCCCGCCCGCTACGGCCAGGACACCGCCGTCCGGGACGCGGTCGCCGTCCTGGACGGGCTCGGCATCGACGCGGCCCACGTCGTGGGGCTGTCCATGGGCGGCTTCTGCGCCGTCCACCTGCTCCTGGACCACCCAGGCCGCTGCCTCAGCACGACCGTGATCGGCGCCGGCTACGGGTCGGCGCCGCACCAGAGGGCCGGGTTCGCCGACGAGGCGCGCAACGCCGCCCGCCTGTTCCGCGAGGACGTCCGTACCGCGGCGGACGCCTACCGGAACGGCCCCACCCGCCTTCAGTTCAAGCTCAAGGACCCGGCGGGGTGGCGCGCGTTCGGTGAACGGCTGGCCGGCCGCGACCCCGTCGGCATGTCCCTGACGTTCTCCGAGGTGCTGGCCCGCCGCCCCTCGCTGTACGACCTGCGCGACCGCCTGGCGGCCGTCACGACCCCGGTGCTGCTGGTGGTCGGCGACGAGGACGACGGCTGCCTCGACGTGAACCTCATGCTGAAGCGGACCGTCCCCGGAGCGGGCCTGTCGGTGCTGCCGCGCACCGGCCACACCGTCAACCACGAGGAGCCCGCGGTGTTCAACGCCGTGCTCGACGCCTTCCTGAGCGAAGCCGCCGCCGGCCGGTGGGCGCCGCGGGACCCCGGCACCCTGGGCCGGGGCCTGGTGGGCATGACCGACCATCGAAACTGA
- a CDS encoding NAD(P)-dependent oxidoreductase, with product MTESIGFIGLGAMGLGMAANLVKGGHEVHGYDPSPARREEAAAAGIHLAASPLEAARASSGVVLSVVRDAAQTREVLLGEDGVSRAGKPLTAVVASTLDPSTMRALAGELDGHGVTAVDATMSGGPWGAEEGTLTLMVSAPAALFERLRPLLDLMGANIFHVGERVGTAQAAKLAVQLTFGVNMMGVFEAIRLVDEFGVDEDQLMSMLSVSVGGSWVVDNWRRVKPWWEHYVPGEDLDILLKDMRSVQREADAGGFPMPVTALAFQLMRHVWPAWAALRAADEGGPRA from the coding sequence ATGACGGAGAGCATCGGCTTCATCGGCCTCGGCGCGATGGGCCTGGGAATGGCGGCCAACCTCGTCAAGGGCGGCCACGAGGTGCACGGCTACGACCCCTCGCCCGCGCGCCGCGAGGAGGCCGCCGCGGCCGGGATCCACCTGGCCGCCTCCCCGCTGGAGGCCGCCCGCGCCTCCTCCGGCGTCGTCCTGTCGGTCGTACGGGACGCCGCGCAGACCCGCGAGGTGCTGCTCGGCGAGGACGGCGTGTCCCGCGCGGGCAAGCCCCTCACCGCCGTCGTGGCCAGCACGCTCGACCCGTCCACCATGCGCGCCCTGGCCGGCGAGCTGGACGGCCACGGGGTGACGGCGGTCGACGCGACGATGTCGGGAGGGCCGTGGGGAGCCGAGGAGGGCACCCTGACCCTGATGGTGTCGGCCCCCGCCGCCCTGTTCGAACGGCTCCGGCCCCTGCTGGACCTGATGGGCGCCAACATCTTCCACGTCGGCGAACGGGTGGGCACCGCGCAGGCGGCCAAGCTCGCCGTGCAGCTCACCTTCGGCGTCAACATGATGGGCGTGTTCGAGGCCATCCGCCTCGTCGACGAGTTCGGCGTCGACGAGGACCAGCTGATGTCGATGCTCTCGGTGAGCGTCGGGGGAAGCTGGGTCGTCGACAACTGGCGGCGGGTCAAGCCGTGGTGGGAGCACTACGTGCCCGGAGAGGACCTCGACATCCTCCTGAAGGACATGCGGTCGGTCCAGCGGGAGGCCGACGCGGGCGGCTTCCCCATGCCCGTCACGGCGCTGGCGTTCCAACTGATGAGGCACGTGTGGCCGGCCTGGGCCGCCCTCAGGGCCGCGGACGAGGGCGGGCCGCGGGCATGA
- a CDS encoding Dabb family protein, with amino-acid sequence MSLVHIVLVRPRDGAEPQARALLGELADLAARLGAREVHAGPNVSTEPFGGGFTAGAAFGFPDERARDAYLQDPRHLDLARELAAAAETALVADLPGRPAGPDDLGAT; translated from the coding sequence GTGAGCCTCGTCCACATCGTTCTGGTCCGGCCGCGGGACGGCGCGGAGCCTCAGGCCCGGGCGCTCCTCGGGGAGCTGGCGGACCTGGCCGCCCGCCTGGGCGCCCGGGAGGTCCACGCCGGGCCGAACGTCAGCACCGAGCCGTTCGGCGGCGGCTTCACGGCCGGGGCCGCGTTCGGCTTCCCCGACGAGCGGGCCCGCGACGCCTACCTCCAGGACCCCCGGCACCTGGACCTCGCCCGCGAACTGGCCGCCGCGGCCGAAACGGCGCTCGTCGCCGACCTGCCGGGCCGGCCCGCCGGCCCCGACGACCTGGGAGCGACATGA
- a CDS encoding aldehyde dehydrogenase family protein, which produces MTAPETAPETTRETTARVYGHHIAGERVDGPPLDRRDPARNEVVARYAAGTAEEVDAAVRAAAATFASAGWRRTPAMARAGLLDRLAGLLERDADRLAALDSQEVGKPLAFARGDIDLGVAHVRQAAALARTAKGESFTGLAHAYTALATREPVGVAALITPWNFPALILLQKLPYALAAGCTLVVKPSEFTSSSALEIAALCEEAGLPPGAVNVVTGTGPAAGLPMVTHPRVSYVSFTGSTRVGREVMRAAAGSLTRVGLELGGKTGNVVFADADLEAAADGIVFAAFANQGESCVASSRLLVEEAVAAEFTTAVVERAAALRVGMPDDPRTDIGALIHHEHRDRVHAAVLAGVEAGGEVLTGGSPPGGPELEAGAFYSPTVIGSVGRESPVFRSEIFGPVLSVTAFRSGEEAVDLANATDYGLAQSLWTSDLDRAFAVSRELEAGTVWVNTASDGSPALAFGGVKASGFGREAGEEGLREFTEYKTVQFRGEPRISPFTRTDPAR; this is translated from the coding sequence ATGACCGCCCCCGAGACCGCCCCGGAGACCACGCGGGAGACCACCGCCCGCGTCTACGGCCACCACATCGCCGGGGAACGGGTGGACGGCCCGCCGCTCGACCGGCGGGACCCCGCCAGGAACGAGGTCGTCGCCCGGTACGCGGCCGGGACGGCGGAGGAGGTGGACGCCGCCGTCCGCGCCGCCGCCGCGACGTTCGCCTCCGCCGGGTGGCGGCGCACGCCCGCCATGGCCCGGGCCGGCCTGCTGGACCGCCTGGCCGGGCTGCTGGAACGCGACGCGGACCGGCTGGCCGCCCTGGACTCGCAGGAGGTCGGCAAGCCGCTGGCCTTCGCCCGCGGCGACATCGACCTGGGCGTCGCGCACGTCCGGCAGGCCGCCGCGCTCGCCCGTACGGCCAAGGGCGAGTCCTTCACCGGCCTCGCCCACGCCTACACCGCGCTCGCCACCCGGGAACCGGTCGGCGTGGCCGCGCTCATCACCCCCTGGAACTTCCCCGCGCTCATCCTGCTGCAGAAGCTCCCCTACGCCCTGGCGGCCGGGTGCACCCTGGTCGTCAAGCCGTCGGAGTTCACCTCCAGCAGCGCGCTGGAGATAGCCGCGCTGTGCGAGGAGGCCGGGCTGCCGCCCGGCGCGGTGAACGTCGTGACCGGCACCGGCCCGGCCGCGGGCCTGCCGATGGTCACCCATCCCCGGGTCTCCTACGTCTCGTTCACCGGGTCCACCAGGGTCGGCCGGGAGGTGATGCGCGCGGCGGCCGGCTCCCTCACCCGCGTCGGCCTGGAACTGGGCGGCAAGACCGGCAACGTGGTGTTCGCCGACGCCGACCTGGAGGCGGCGGCCGACGGGATCGTGTTCGCCGCGTTCGCCAACCAGGGAGAGTCCTGCGTGGCCAGCTCGCGGCTGCTGGTGGAGGAGGCCGTCGCCGCCGAGTTCACCACCGCCGTCGTCGAGCGGGCGGCGGCGCTGCGGGTCGGCATGCCCGACGACCCCCGTACCGACATCGGCGCGCTCATCCACCATGAGCACCGCGACCGGGTGCACGCCGCCGTCCTCGCCGGGGTGGAGGCCGGCGGCGAGGTGCTGACCGGCGGGAGCCCGCCCGGCGGCCCCGAACTGGAGGCGGGCGCGTTCTACTCCCCGACCGTGATCGGCTCGGTCGGCCGCGAGTCGCCGGTGTTCCGTTCGGAGATCTTCGGGCCGGTCCTGTCGGTGACGGCGTTCCGGTCCGGGGAGGAGGCCGTGGACCTGGCGAACGCGACCGACTACGGCCTCGCCCAGTCCCTGTGGACGTCCGACCTCGACCGCGCCTTCGCGGTGAGCCGCGAGCTGGAGGCGGGCACCGTCTGGGTGAACACCGCCAGCGACGGCTCCCCGGCCCTGGCGTTCGGCGGGGTGAAGGCGTCCGGGTTCGGGCGCGAGGCCGGCGAGGAGGGCCTGCGGGAGTTCACCGAGTACAAGACGGTGCAGTTCCGGGGCGAACCCCGGATCAGCCCCTTCACCAGGACGGACCCGGCCCGGTGA
- a CDS encoding NIPSNAP family protein translates to MIAELRYYTITPGRTRELFDQFTEVSLPLFAKHGITAHGPWLRRLTKGEQLVYLLEFADEEDRAARWSAFREDPGWQAVVASGEGRIPLIAGSEIVELTR, encoded by the coding sequence ATGATCGCGGAACTGCGCTACTACACCATCACGCCGGGTCGCACCCGGGAGCTGTTCGACCAGTTCACCGAGGTGAGCCTGCCGCTGTTCGCCAAGCACGGCATCACCGCGCACGGCCCCTGGCTGCGGCGGCTGACCAAGGGCGAGCAGCTGGTCTACCTGCTGGAGTTCGCCGACGAGGAGGACCGGGCCGCCCGCTGGTCGGCCTTCCGGGAGGACCCCGGGTGGCAGGCGGTCGTCGCGTCCGGCGAGGGACGGATCCCGCTCATCGCCGGCAGCGAGATCGTGGAGCTGACCCGATGA
- a CDS encoding cysteine hydrolase family protein, which translates to MTGVTPAVPPSATPGVTPTVTPSVTPAALAERLRPDRTALILIDLSNDFVHDEGKAATVGGRDVGHAQRILPAVAALAEAARRAGAAVIHSQHTTLPGGASDSPVWRDARSRAAYSAPDICLDGSWGQEIVAEVAPRPGDHVVKKYRYGGFTGTNLELVLRSLGRDSVICCGVSTNVCVDTTAREAFARDFHVTIAADACASWDMDLHAASLRTAERRFAVVAAADDIRAAWPVSDPDEEAR; encoded by the coding sequence ATGACCGGTGTCACGCCCGCCGTCCCGCCGTCCGCCACCCCCGGGGTCACGCCGACGGTCACGCCGTCCGTCACGCCCGCCGCGCTGGCCGAGCGGCTCCGCCCGGACCGGACCGCGCTGATCCTCATCGACCTGTCCAACGACTTCGTCCACGACGAGGGCAAGGCCGCCACCGTGGGCGGCCGGGACGTCGGCCACGCCCAGCGGATCCTGCCGGCCGTCGCGGCCCTCGCCGAGGCCGCCCGGCGCGCCGGCGCCGCCGTGATCCACAGCCAGCACACCACCCTGCCCGGCGGCGCGAGCGACTCGCCGGTGTGGCGGGACGCCCGCTCCCGCGCCGCGTACTCCGCCCCCGACATCTGCCTCGACGGCTCGTGGGGGCAGGAGATCGTCGCCGAGGTGGCCCCCCGTCCCGGCGACCATGTCGTCAAGAAGTACCGCTACGGCGGCTTCACCGGAACCAACCTGGAACTGGTCCTGCGCAGCCTGGGCCGCGACAGCGTCATCTGCTGCGGCGTCTCGACCAACGTCTGCGTGGACACCACCGCCCGCGAGGCGTTCGCCCGGGACTTCCACGTGACGATCGCCGCCGACGCCTGCGCGTCCTGGGACATGGACCTGCACGCGGCGTCCCTCCGTACCGCCGAGCGGCGGTTCGCCGTGGTGGCCGCGGCCGACGACATCCGCGCCGCCTGGCCCGTATCCGACCCCGACGAGGAAGCCCGATGA
- a CDS encoding MmgE/PrpD family protein: MTTTVRMGRFAAEAAAPPEAVEAAAAWCEALPALAAAAREDPVTATAYWVACAALHHADTTEAGRDRVTEAFAAGLELALRVRGSLDGRVAGGWDPVCAAVLVGAAAATARSDGLDGETVTRALGIAATQASGLAVLAPTLLGTFQRGRAALNGRQAAALARAGMTAPATGLEGRRGLYALLAPGTDAAPAADRLGDRWLVAGLGAPPLATAPSGTAGPDGATGPGGTTGPDGATGAPADAWTDALWHATEALS, translated from the coding sequence ATGACGACGACCGTGCGCATGGGCCGCTTCGCCGCCGAGGCCGCCGCCCCGCCCGAGGCGGTCGAGGCCGCCGCGGCCTGGTGCGAGGCCCTGCCCGCCCTCGCGGCGGCGGCCCGGGAGGACCCGGTGACCGCCACCGCCTACTGGGTGGCCTGCGCCGCCCTGCATCACGCGGACACCACCGAGGCCGGCCGCGACCGGGTGACCGAGGCGTTCGCCGCCGGGCTGGAGCTGGCCCTGCGGGTGCGCGGATCCCTGGACGGCCGGGTGGCCGGTGGATGGGACCCGGTCTGCGCGGCGGTGCTCGTGGGCGCCGCCGCGGCCACCGCCCGTTCCGACGGGCTCGACGGCGAGACGGTGACCCGGGCCCTCGGCATCGCCGCCACCCAGGCGTCCGGCCTGGCCGTCCTGGCGCCCACCTTGCTCGGAACGTTCCAGCGAGGCAGGGCGGCGCTCAACGGCCGCCAGGCCGCCGCGCTCGCCCGCGCCGGCATGACCGCCCCCGCCACCGGCCTGGAGGGCAGGCGCGGGCTGTACGCGCTGCTCGCCCCGGGCACGGACGCGGCACCGGCCGCCGACCGCCTCGGCGACCGCTGGCTGGTCGCCGGGCTGGGCGCCCCGCCCCTCGCCACAGCCCCGTCCGGAACCGCGGGGCCGGACGGCGCGACGGGGCCGGGCGGAACCACGGGCCCGGACGGGGCCACGGGAGCACCGGCGGACGCCTGGACGGACGCGCTGTGGCACGCGACGGAGGCACTGTCATGA
- a CDS encoding MmgE/PrpD family protein — MTAPSYEDVAEAVLGAAARPLPEDVADAARRTLFNVLAVALGASGSPQVTRLAAALAVPAGIPAAPGVPGRARPADAALLTGFAAHLDDFDDTHLATVIHPGASVLGAAWAAGPGTGVPGPDLLAAFALGCEVQLRLGLAVSPEHYDRGWHITGTCGVIGAAVTAGLLGSPDRDRLALALRLASLQTLGHREAFGTEVKPFHAGKAAANGLLAATEAARGAFADGGGTALPDIGGLLRALAPGRRSPDRLLDGLGTRWDLLDNTFKPYPCGIVAHPGIDAAVQAHRRGIEPADVAGVRYRCHPLVPELMGRLDPSTGLQARFSAVHGVAAGLARGTGGLAEFSDAAAADPFLSGLRARIELVPDPRMPRDAATLEIRTGAGVVESAVEHARGSLERPLTDDELIAKAEALAPGRARPLWDALARLTEETRPRTVAAVLDEAGQEVPVP; from the coding sequence ATGACCGCTCCCTCCTACGAGGACGTCGCCGAGGCGGTGCTCGGCGCCGCCGCCCGGCCCCTGCCCGAGGACGTGGCCGACGCGGCGCGGCGGACGCTGTTCAACGTCCTGGCGGTGGCGCTGGGCGCGTCCGGCTCCCCCCAGGTGACCCGGCTCGCCGCCGCGCTCGCCGTACCGGCGGGGATCCCGGCCGCCCCCGGAGTCCCCGGACGCGCCCGGCCCGCCGACGCGGCGCTGCTCACCGGGTTCGCCGCGCACCTGGACGACTTCGACGACACCCACCTGGCCACCGTCATCCATCCCGGCGCGAGCGTCCTGGGCGCGGCGTGGGCGGCGGGCCCGGGGACGGGCGTGCCCGGCCCGGACCTGCTCGCCGCGTTCGCCCTCGGCTGCGAGGTCCAGCTCAGGCTCGGCCTGGCGGTGAGCCCCGAGCACTACGACCGCGGCTGGCACATCACCGGCACCTGCGGGGTGATCGGCGCCGCGGTCACCGCCGGGCTGCTCGGCTCCCCGGACCGCGACCGGCTCGCCCTCGCGCTGCGGCTGGCGTCGCTGCAGACCCTGGGGCACCGCGAGGCGTTCGGCACCGAGGTCAAGCCGTTCCACGCGGGCAAGGCCGCCGCCAACGGGCTGCTGGCCGCCACGGAGGCCGCCCGCGGCGCGTTCGCGGACGGGGGCGGCACGGCCCTCCCGGACATCGGCGGGCTGCTGCGGGCCCTGGCGCCCGGACGGCGTTCTCCGGACCGCCTGCTCGACGGGCTCGGGACGCGGTGGGACCTGCTGGACAACACCTTCAAGCCCTACCCGTGCGGCATCGTCGCCCATCCCGGCATCGACGCGGCCGTCCAGGCGCACCGGCGGGGGATCGAGCCGGCGGACGTCGCGGGGGTCCGCTACCGCTGCCACCCGCTGGTCCCCGAGCTGATGGGACGGCTCGACCCGAGCACCGGCCTGCAGGCCCGCTTCTCGGCGGTGCACGGGGTGGCCGCCGGGCTCGCCCGCGGCACCGGCGGCCTGGCGGAGTTCAGCGACGCCGCGGCGGCCGACCCCTTCCTGTCCGGCCTGCGCGCCCGGATCGAGCTGGTCCCCGACCCCCGGATGCCCCGGGACGCGGCGACGCTGGAGATCCGGACGGGCGCGGGCGTCGTCGAGTCGGCCGTCGAGCACGCGCGGGGCAGCCTGGAACGCCCGCTGACCGACGACGAGCTGATCGCCAAGGCCGAGGCGCTGGCGCCCGGACGGGCCCGCCCCCTCTGGGACGCCCTCGCCCGGCTCACGGAGGAGACCCGGCCGCGGACCGTGGCCGCGGTGCTGGACGAGGCGGGGCAGGAGGTGCCGGTGCCATGA
- a CDS encoding cupin domain-containing protein, which produces MRLFRVADLLRDPTPVPEPERFTGAAFSSAVQGGPASKATTALIRLDPGVRGHWHTHADGQVIHVVEGAGYVGRRGEDPLPVTVGDVVWIEPGEEHWHGAGEGGLAQLAFSFGAITWLEPST; this is translated from the coding sequence GTGAGGCTCTTCCGTGTCGCCGACCTGCTGCGGGACCCCACCCCGGTGCCCGAGCCCGAGCGCTTCACCGGCGCCGCGTTCAGCTCCGCCGTCCAGGGCGGCCCGGCGAGCAAGGCGACCACCGCGCTGATCAGGCTGGACCCCGGCGTGCGCGGCCACTGGCACACGCACGCCGACGGCCAGGTGATCCACGTCGTGGAGGGGGCCGGGTACGTCGGCCGCCGCGGCGAGGACCCCCTGCCCGTGACGGTGGGGGACGTCGTGTGGATCGAACCGGGCGAGGAGCACTGGCACGGCGCGGGCGAGGGCGGCCTGGCCCAGCTCGCCTTCTCGTTCGGCGCCATCACCTGGCTGGAGCCGAGCACATGA
- a CDS encoding phosphoenolpyruvate hydrolase family protein, which translates to MSREHHVPLFRDRVRAGRALIGAGAGTGLSAKCAEEAGVDFIVIYNAGRFRMAGRGSMAGMMPYGNANDIVVEMSAEVLPVVSRTPVLAGVCATDPFKNIPRFLRELKDLGFSGVQNFPSVCLLDGSVRADLEATGYGFDKEVEMVRLAREMDLLTATYVRTEDEARAMAAAGADVVVAHVGLTTAGLIGSTSPMSLADAAARTREIHDAAKGVREDVFVVCHGGPIATPDDAQEVLRMVPGAVGFLGASSMERLPAETALIDTMRRFTEVSITAAPEGPQRKEAVA; encoded by the coding sequence ATGAGCCGTGAGCATCACGTCCCCCTCTTCCGCGACCGCGTCCGCGCGGGCCGGGCCCTCATCGGCGCGGGCGCCGGCACCGGGCTGTCGGCCAAGTGCGCGGAAGAGGCCGGTGTCGACTTCATCGTCATCTACAACGCCGGCCGGTTCCGCATGGCCGGGCGCGGCTCGATGGCCGGGATGATGCCCTACGGCAACGCCAACGACATCGTCGTGGAGATGTCCGCCGAGGTCCTCCCCGTCGTGAGCCGCACCCCGGTCCTGGCCGGCGTCTGCGCCACCGACCCGTTCAAGAACATCCCGCGCTTCCTGCGCGAGCTGAAGGACCTCGGGTTCTCCGGGGTGCAGAACTTCCCCTCCGTGTGCCTGCTGGACGGCAGCGTGCGGGCGGACCTGGAGGCCACCGGCTACGGCTTCGACAAGGAGGTCGAGATGGTCCGGCTGGCCCGCGAGATGGACCTGCTGACCGCCACCTACGTCCGCACCGAGGACGAGGCGCGCGCCATGGCCGCCGCCGGCGCCGACGTCGTCGTGGCGCACGTGGGGCTGACGACCGCCGGGCTCATCGGCTCCACGTCCCCGATGTCCCTGGCGGACGCGGCGGCGCGGACCCGGGAGATCCACGACGCGGCCAAGGGCGTCCGCGAGGACGTCTTCGTGGTGTGCCACGGCGGGCCCATCGCCACCCCCGACGACGCCCAGGAGGTCCTGCGGATGGTCCCCGGCGCGGTCGGCTTCCTCGGCGCCTCCAGCATGGAGCGGCTCCCGGCCGAGACCGCCCTGATCGACACGATGCGGCGCTTCACCGAGGTGTCCATCACCGCCGCCCCCGAGGGCCCGCAGCGCAAGGAGGCCGTGGCGTGA